In a single window of the Rhizoctonia solani chromosome 16, complete sequence genome:
- a CDS encoding major facilitator superfamily transporter codes for MRIFFLLFGLIIPVAYLAQLNMRDPLSQSGIQSPHKDYGNSVVDSPYSPQSVFKRPDRSDFEPTTSKASIPLTVMNSSNDPIDDPQSPLIPGKRPPPVRVSFSRQTHRSRSRLTNIDNAPPTSGPIGGGGVPLGDRVHSVPESTTRMSMAIPTGLPSPEATPLPIVPLIVLCITLMGEFLSANVSAPWAFFLVESFGTFEPTEVGLWTGILVSVFFISQFLTSLLWSSLAERFGRRVVLVSSLLGSGFTCIAFGMSKSFKFAVFVRLLQGAFGGAVGVARGSVALISDSSNEAQVYAILGFCWGLGGVAGAIIGGVFENPTKKWDLFARLPVFVEFPYLLPTLVAASITISGGLLALTLDHDGGPRPRSGIISANTEGTSAAEIGALPVEHSPTRGLNEGSVLRGNSTLETCSIEYGTMNNIEQAEINRSGIPFGERTWTLSSAVSGNSGYGEPYRSHFGNGFRHRFSTASLVAAAARRRAGIDEDLGGMRIGNDSEGQEARLAERMVMANELTVTSIGDLWVASALTMDVDDDDLCDFDDQLAPSMDGPAIPSNSVRAAPITDYRARSASATRRVAPTVNGNTLPRDNRPHSLSLSANNSVSRFRSNSYPTILENTGLRSPSLGLNAPNASGIVAGNVVNIDMLQPIMEGKPVAYDLQGSELAKASFFSQLPLIIIFQYGLLALHSTVHDQVFMSYLVSKRAQGGLGLSAGDFAQLILSVPNDGSTTGSFLALVYVSIWGIATYVFLHIGNPRAAARQIRC; via the exons ATGAGGATctttttcttgctcttcGGTCTTATCATCCCCGTCGCATATCTCGCGCAGCTAAATATGCGCGATCCATTAAGCCAATCGGGTATCCAATCCCCGCATAAGGACTATGGCAACAGCGTAGTGGACTCCCCCTATTCTCCCCAGAG TGTATTTAAGAGACCGGATAGATCGGATTTTGAGCCCACGACATCCAAAGCGAGTATCCCACTGACTGTCATGAACTCGAGTAACGATCCTATTGATGACCCTCAATCACCGTTAATCCCTGGTAAACGCCCGCCTCCTGTACGCGTCTCCTTCTCGCGTCAGACCCATAGATCGAGGAGTCGACTCACGAACATCGATAATGCCCCGCCGACGTCCGGGCCTATCGGCGGAGGTGGAGTTCCTCTTGGTGATCGCGTACATTCGGTTCCAGAATCTACTACAAGGATGAGCATGGCTATTCCGACAGGCTTACCTAGTCCAGAGGCTACACCTCTGCCAATCGTTCCGCTAATCGTGCTATGCATT ACTCTGATGGGGGAATTTCTAAGTGCAAATGTATCTGCTCCATGGGCTTTCTTCTTGGTCGAGA GCTTCGGAACCTTCGAACCGACCGAGGTCGGCTTATGGACTGGTATTCTCGTCTCGGTCTTCTTTATCTCTCAGTTCCTTACTTCTCTTCTCTG GTCCAGCCTTGCGGAGCGTTTCGGACGACGCGTCGTACTAGTCTCATCACTCCTTGGAAGTGGATTCACATGCATTGCATTTGGAATGTCCAAATCATTTAAGTTTGCTGTTTTCGTTAGACTTCTGCAAGGCGCGTTTGGTGGAGCTGTTGGCGTGGCTCGCGGAAGTGTCGCATTGATCTCGGATTCGAGCAACGAAGCTCAAGTGTATGCCATTTTGGGATTTTGCTGGGGATTAGgag GTGTGGCTGGCGCGATCATTGGGGGCGTTT TCGAAAATCCTACCAAAAAATGGGATTTGTTCGCCCGCCTACCCGTGTTTGTCGAGTTCCCTTACCTGTTACCTACCCTTGTAGCCGCATCCATCACCATTAGTGGCGGGCTTTTGGCATTAACTTTGGATCACGATGGAGGACCTCGACCTCGTTCTGGGATAATATCTGCAAACACTGAAGGAACTAGTgcagctgaaattggggccCTCCCAGTTGAGCATTCTCCGACGAGGGGCCTGAACGAAGGCTCTGTTCTCAGGGGTAATTCGACTCTCGAGACATGCTCGATTGAATATGGAACGATGAACAACATTGAACAGGCTGAAATCAACAGATCCGGTATACCTTTTGGCGAGCGTACCTGGACTCTGTCATCTGCCGTAAGTGGGAACTCTGGGTATGGCGAGCCGTATCGCAGCCATTTTGGGAATGGGTTCCGCCACAGGTTCAGCACAGCAAGCTTGGTTGCAGCTGCCGCAAGGCGCCGAGCAGGAATTGATGAGGATCTGGGAGGTATGCGCATCGGAAACGACTCCGAGGGACAGGAAGCGCGCTTGGCAGAACGGATGGTTATGG CGAATGAATTGACGGTGACGTCTATTGGTGACCTATGGGTCGCTTCTGCGCTCACTATGGATGTGGATGATGATGACTTGTGTGATTTTGATGATCAACTCGCACCTTCTATGGATGGCCCAGCGATTCCCTCAAATTCGGTAAGGGCCGCACCAATCACAGATTATCGCGCGCGCTCGGCTTCCGCCACTCGTCGTGTGGCGCCAACAGTGAATGGGAATACTTTGCCCCGCGACAACCGACCACACTCGCTCTCGCTCTCGGCCAACAACAGTGTTAGTCGGTTTCGATCAAACTCTTATCCCACTATCCTTGAAAATACCGGTTTACGGTCACCTTCCCTCGGTCTCAATGCGCCTAATGCGAGTGGTATTGTCGCAGGAAATGTGGTAAACATCGATATGTTGCAACCTATCATGGAGGGGAAGCCTGTAGCCTATGATTTACAGGGCTCCGAATTAGCGAAAGCGTCATTTTTTTCTCAGTTACCATTGATTATCATATTTCAA TACGGCCTCCTAGCTCTTCACAGCACGGTCCATGATCAAGTATTTATGTCCTATCTTGTATCTAAGCGCGCCCAAGGTGGACTAGGATTAAGTGCAGGTGACTTTGCACAACTCA TTTTATCTGTACCC AACGATGGG TCCACCACTGGGTCGTTTCTCGCACTTGTCTATGTTTCGATTTGGGGTATTGCTACTTATGTTTTCTTACATATCGGTAACCCTCGCGCGGCCGCTCGCCAAATCAGGTGCTAG